Part of the Salinigranum rubrum genome is shown below.
CCCGCGGAGCGTCTCCTCGGAGAGGTCGGGCACCAGTTCCTCGTCGACCTCCCCGTCGGGGGCGAGGATTCCGAGCGACTCGACGGTGAATTCGGCGACGGTCGTCCGTGGCATGTCAACGACGACACAGGGCGGCGTGTTGAATCCCCGTGTCGGCGCCGCGAGGGCGAAGACTATTGTGTGCTGAAGACGCAATACAACTGGAGGAGACACGACGATGAGCACGACGGATCCACCGGCGGACTGGCGAGACGCGGTCGAAGGGGAGCGAGCGAAGAAGGAGCGGTTCTTCCGCGACGGGCCGCGGTCGCCGCTCCCTCCCGAACTCACGGGCGAGGACTTTCCGGGGTTGGACTACTACGACCCCGACCCGTCGTACCGGTACGAACTCGACTTATACGAACACGACGACGTCGAGGAGGTGACGGTCGGGACCTCGGCCGAGGGCGAGCGGACCTATCTCCGCTGGGGCGAGTTCCGGTTCGAGGTCGACGGCGAGGCGGTGACCCTCCAGGCGTACCGGCCGGCGGACGGGAGCGACCGGCTCTGGGTGCCGTTCAGAGACGAGACCAGCGGCGAGGAGACGTACGGTGCGGGGCGGTATCTCGACCTCGAACCCGACCACCACCGCGTCGGCGGTCGGTGGGTGCTCGACTTCAACCGGGCGTACAACCCGACGTGCGCGTACAACCCCGCCTACGAGTGCCCGCTGGTTCCGATGGAGAACTGGCTCGACGTCCGGATCGAAGCGGGCGAGCGCGACTTCCCCGGCCACGACGTGGCCGAGTGAGCCGGAGATAGTCACGGCCGACGGTTCTTACGAACTGGGGACGAGCGCACGTCTTCTTCGTGTTCACCCGACAACTAGTTCTCGATGTCGTACACGAACCAACTGAGCGAGTTCAAAGAGACGATGGGCGACCTCATCGGGGAGGCGCCCGAGCTAGAGCAGTTCGCGGGCTTCATCCACTTGGCCGAAGCGACCAACGCCATCGACAACAAGACGAAAGAGCTCATCTCCCTGGCCATCGGGGTCGTCGTCAGATGTGATCACTGCATCCTCTGGCACACCGACGCGGCGCTGGAGGCGGGCGCGAGTCACGAGGAGGTCATCGACGCGCTGAAGGTCGCCGTCGTCATGGGTGGGGGTCCGGCGATGACGTACGCGGTCGACGCCTACGAGGTGCTGTGCGCACTCGAAGCGGAGCGGGCGGAGTAGACGCTCGCACGGCGCGTGCCGTTCGGTCGTGCCGGATGTCGGAGCCGTCGTCACGTACCGCCCGGAGGCGTCACCGCTCGGCGGTCACGCGAACGGGGCCGTCCTCGTACGTCTCACGGTACTCGCCGATGAGGCCGCCCATCCGGGCGTACCAGTCGTTGAGCATCCGCTGCATCCGGTCGGCGATCACGTCGGCGTCGGTCGGTTCGAAGACGTGGTAGTAGCCGCCGTCCCGGTAGTTCACCTGTTCTTTGTCGACGAGACCGGCGTCGCAGAGACGCTGCACCGACCGGTACGCCGTCGACCGTTCGCGGTCGACCGCCTCGGCGATCTCGTCGACGGTGAGCGGTTCGTCGCGTCGGGTGAGCACACCGAACACCGTACGGTCGAGCGCTTTGAGTCCGTGGAAACACTCGAGGAGGCTCTCACACGTCATGTCCTGCGCCAGTTGGTCGCGCATCGAATCCGGCATCGTGTCCGTAGATACGAGACCGATATCGAAAAGTGTTGTGCAATATACGAACAACCATCCCAAGGCAGTCGATACCAGAATATATCAAAATCAACATATGAAAATCAGTACGACGCTCGTACCGTCGATGAGTGGTGAGGAGGTGAACTGTCAGAATCTAACCCGAGACGGGTCCGGCTCTCCGCGCCACAGTGTCGTGTGCTATTCTCACTCCACCGATGGGACTCACGGCCACTCCGTCTCGCGGTCCCGACGGAGGTTCTCTTCTCTGAGTTCGTCGCTCGCGTGCCACGTCCGTGGCCGGACGCTGACGACGACGGCACCGAGCATGAGGAGGGCGACGACGACGGTGACGACGACGCCGGGAATCCCCCCGATACTGGCGCTCGCGGGCCAGGCGACGCCCGTGAACGCGGTGATGCGGAGCACCCACGCCCCGTTCAGGAGCGCGAACAACGGGAGGTACACCCGGCGAAGCCGGTGGGCGACCGCCTCCTCGGTCGTAATCTTGAGCGTCGGACGGGCGTAGTCCTCGGCGAGCGCCTCGCGCCAGCGTTCGTTCGCGAGGTCACGCGTCGGGTCGAGGCCGGGCGCCCAGACGTTCCGCTGGAGCGAGCGGACGCGGCTCCGCCAACTGTCGTACGCGCGGTACCGGCGGGCTTCGATGCGCAAGAAGAGGCCGACGGCGAGGTTGCCGACGAGCAGGACGTAGTGAGGGTTCGCCTCGTTCGAGAACGCCCAGGTCAGAAGCCCCGCCAGCACCAGGACGGCCCAGTTCGTCGTCCGGTCGAGTCGTTCGCGCCACAGTTTCGTTCGGTGGAGTTCGCCCCGGTACAGGTGTGCGAGCGCCGAACTCGGTCCCATGTCGGCGTCGAGGAGTCCCGTGCCGACCCACGGGTCCGGACCTTCGTCGAGGCGCGGGGACGACTGCTGGGTCTCGTCCGCGTCGGTGTCAGCACTCACATCGACTAGTAGCGGTGGCTGGTCGAAAAGTGTTTTGATAATGTGCAATACTAACAATATAGATATCCGGCGGCGTCAGTCGCCCGCGGTGACCGCCTCGGTAACGGGAGACTCGCTGCGGGAGCGCCAGTACGCCTGCGCGTACGCGCCGAGGAACATGCCGGCGATGCCCCAGAGGATGGGGAGGTTGCCGATCCCGACGCTGGCGTAGGCGGCCCCGGGGCAGATGCCCGAGAGGCCCCACCCGACGCCGAAGACCACGCCGCCGGTGACGACGTTGCGGTCCATCGACTTCACGCGTCGGCCGTACGCGTCGCCCGTGAGGGGTGCGCGGTCGAGGTAGCGGGTGGCGGCGAAGAACGTGAGCCCCGAGACGACGGCGGCACCGCCCATGACGAACACCAACCCGAGGTCGTCGAACTGCAGGAAGTCCAGAACCACCTCGGGTCGGGCCATCCCGCTGTACGCGAGGCCGAACCCCTGAACGAGCCCCCGAGGACGACGAGCGGCATGAACAGGGGGTGTCTGCCGGTCGACCCCGAACTCATGGCGTCACCCCCAAAGCGGCGACAACCGCCGCGGTGAGGATGGCGACACCCACGAAGAGGACGACGTTCACGAGCGACGTTCGAGAGGCGGAGCCGAGCCCACAGACGCCGTGTCCGGCGGTACATCCCTTCCCGATGCGCGTGCCGATGCCGACGAGGACGCCGCCGCCGAACAGCCGCCAGGGCTGGACCTCGGTCGTGAAGGTGCCGGGGTCGAGCAGGAGCCCCCAGACGGCCGCGCCCGCGACGATGCTGAGCGCGAAGACCACCCGCCAGTCACGGGAGGCGAGGTACTTCGGCTGGTTCAGCCGGGAGAGGTTCGAGACGTACGAGAGCGTCGTCTCGAGGAACGTGCTGTTGCCGGGGATGATCGCGGTCCCGAGGTAGATGACGGCGATGCCGGCGGCGACCATGACACCGCCGACCACGTACTGCGTCACGCCACGGGGAAACAGTTCGGCCGCGACCTGGAGCGCGAGTCCAGTCATCGCGTCTCACCCTCGTTCGGTGCGCGCCATCCGGCGGTGCGCGTTGATACGATGTCCGTCATTCGACCGTATCTTGCACACGAAATGCAATAAAGATTCGGATACAGTGCGAGCGAGACGCGTTTAGATATATCGGCTATTTCCGGCCTCCAGACCCAATGAGCCGCATAGAAGCCATTCACTGATGTGAGTTCGAGCGGTCTTTTCGACAACGTTCGAGAGTTTGGTTGTGTTAGTATTGAGCACAACAATCGATAGACTTTTGCGTTCGCCACCGGTACGGGAGGGTGAGGAAACCACAAGATGAGCTCGAACATCGACGTGACCGAGACGCTGGACGTGAAAGGACAGAACTGCCCGATGCCCGTCATCAAGACGAAGGGGGCGATGGACGGCCTCGCCGCGGGCGATGTGCTGGAGGTCGTCGCGACCGACAGCGGGAGCATGAGCGACATCAAGGGGTGGGCCGACTCCACGGAGGGAGTCGAACTCGTCGATCAGGTCGAGGGCGACGGCGTCTACACCCACTACGTCCGCAAGACGGAGTGAGCCGATGAGCACGGACACCCCACAGCGGGCGGACGACACCCAGCAGGCCGACGGCGACGTCGACGTCGACATCGACGAGCGGGGGGACGCGGAGGTCCACGCCCGTATCGACGAACTCGAAGCGGAACTCGCCGACCTCCGCTCCGCGGTCGAAGACCGCCCGAAGAAGATGGTCATCATCGCGACGAAAGGGACGCTCGACATGGCGTACCCCCCGCTCATCCTCGCGTCGACGGCGGCCGCCTTCGGCTACGACGTCACCGTCTTCCACACGTTCTGGGGGCTCGAAATCCTCCACGAGGAGCACGCCTCGAAGCTGAAGCTCAGTTCGGTCGGCAACCCGAACATGCCGATGCCGAACGCCGTCGCGGCCCTCCCGGGGATGGACGAACTGAGCAGTCGGATGATGCGCAAGCGTATCGCCGACAACGACGTCGCCTCGGTGGAAGAACTCGTCCAGACGGCCCTCGACAGCGGCGTCGACCTCCAGGCGTGTCAGATGACCATCGACCTCCTCGGCTACGACGAGGAGGACTTCTTCTCCGGCGTCACGGTCGGCGTCGGCGCGGCCACCGCCTTCCAGGAGATGGTCGACGCCGACATCCAGCTGCTGGTCTGAGTGTCACCCGGACTCAGTCGTCCGTGCCGGCCTCGACGACGCCCGTGAGCTCCGTCACGTCGAGGCGGACGAGCGCGAACACCGTCTCCGACGGCGCCTCGAAGACGTGGTAGAACGGAATCCGTAGCTCGCGGTCGGCCTGGCTGACTGCTTCGCCCGGGAGGCGGTGTCGGGACAGGTCCTCGACCGTGTTCCGGTGTTCGAGTCGCCCCCGCGCGACGACGCTCTTCCAGCCCGCGTCCGTCGGGGCGGCGACGACGAACGTCGCGACGTCGGTCGTCTCGATGTACTCGCGCTTGCGGCTCCCGGGGGCGTAGCCGAGTCGGAAGTAGAGGTCCCTGGTCTCGGGCGCGTAGGTGTACGCGACCGGGATGGCGTACGAGTCGTTCTCCTTCGCGAGCGAGAGGGTGCCGGTCGACTGGCTCTCGAGGAAGGAATCGATCCCCGCCTGGTCGAGCGCGCGTGCCGTCGAACGTATCATGCGCCTACATGGCGCCAGGACGAAGTAAACACACCGAGCGGACGGATCTGCGGGTGCAGTTCACCGCGCGGTCGACTCCGGCGGGACCAACAGGACGTTGTTGTGCCCCTGTGCGACGACCGACTCGGAGGTACTCCCGAGGAGGAGTCGACGGAGACGACTCTGTCCCCGCGCACCGAGCACCGTCACCGTCGCTCCCACCCGCGTCTCCTCGGCCAGGATCTCGTCGACGACACCGCCCTCGCGGACGGAGACCTCCGTCTCGACGCCCATCCGCGTTTCGAGTTCGTCCGCGAGTTCGGCCAGGCGCTCGCGGGCCGCGTGTTCCGCGTCGGCGTCCCGCTGTT
Proteins encoded:
- a CDS encoding DUF1684 domain-containing protein; protein product: MSTTDPPADWRDAVEGERAKKERFFRDGPRSPLPPELTGEDFPGLDYYDPDPSYRYELDLYEHDDVEEVTVGTSAEGERTYLRWGEFRFEVDGEAVTLQAYRPADGSDRLWVPFRDETSGEETYGAGRYLDLEPDHHRVGGRWVLDFNRAYNPTCAYNPAYECPLVPMENWLDVRIEAGERDFPGHDVAE
- a CDS encoding carboxymuconolactone decarboxylase family protein encodes the protein MSYTNQLSEFKETMGDLIGEAPELEQFAGFIHLAEATNAIDNKTKELISLAIGVVVRCDHCILWHTDAALEAGASHEEVIDALKVAVVMGGGPAMTYAVDAYEVLCALEAERAE
- a CDS encoding helix-turn-helix domain-containing protein, yielding MPDSMRDQLAQDMTCESLLECFHGLKALDRTVFGVLTRRDEPLTVDEIAEAVDRERSTAYRSVQRLCDAGLVDKEQVNYRDGGYYHVFEPTDADVIADRMQRMLNDWYARMGGLIGEYRETYEDGPVRVTAER
- a CDS encoding DUF2270 domain-containing protein, producing MSADTDADETQQSSPRLDEGPDPWVGTGLLDADMGPSSALAHLYRGELHRTKLWRERLDRTTNWAVLVLAGLLTWAFSNEANPHYVLLVGNLAVGLFLRIEARRYRAYDSWRSRVRSLQRNVWAPGLDPTRDLANERWREALAEDYARPTLKITTEEAVAHRLRRVYLPLFALLNGAWVLRITAFTGVAWPASASIGGIPGVVVTVVVALLMLGAVVVSVRPRTWHASDELREENLRRDRETEWP
- a CDS encoding YeeE/YedE family protein, translating into MTGLALQVAAELFPRGVTQYVVGGVMVAAGIAVIYLGTAIIPGNSTFLETTLSYVSNLSRLNQPKYLASRDWRVVFALSIVAGAAVWGLLLDPGTFTTEVQPWRLFGGGVLVGIGTRIGKGCTAGHGVCGLGSASRTSLVNVVLFVGVAILTAAVVAALGVTP
- a CDS encoding sulfurtransferase TusA family protein, producing the protein MSSNIDVTETLDVKGQNCPMPVIKTKGAMDGLAAGDVLEVVATDSGSMSDIKGWADSTEGVELVDQVEGDGVYTHYVRKTE
- a CDS encoding DsrE/DsrF/DrsH-like family protein is translated as MSTDTPQRADDTQQADGDVDVDIDERGDAEVHARIDELEAELADLRSAVEDRPKKMVIIATKGTLDMAYPPLILASTAAAFGYDVTVFHTFWGLEILHEEHASKLKLSSVGNPNMPMPNAVAALPGMDELSSRMMRKRIADNDVASVEELVQTALDSGVDLQACQMTIDLLGYDEEDFFSGVTVGVGAATAFQEMVDADIQLLV
- a CDS encoding pyridoxamine 5'-phosphate oxidase family protein, with amino-acid sequence MIRSTARALDQAGIDSFLESQSTGTLSLAKENDSYAIPVAYTYAPETRDLYFRLGYAPGSRKREYIETTDVATFVVAAPTDAGWKSVVARGRLEHRNTVEDLSRHRLPGEAVSQADRELRIPFYHVFEAPSETVFALVRLDVTELTGVVEAGTDD